In Megalops cyprinoides isolate fMegCyp1 chromosome 25, fMegCyp1.pri, whole genome shotgun sequence, a single window of DNA contains:
- the LOC118771997 gene encoding protein adenylyltransferase SelO-1, mitochondrial-like isoform X2 → MAAFCLRRTRSHIFRSCVILLRPVVTAGMEPMGSAFSRSPLENLQFDNVALKKLPLDPSEEPGVRIVKGACFSRVQPQPLVNPKFVAVSEPALALLGLNAQEVLQDPLGPEYLSGSKVMPGSEPAAHCYCGHQFGQFAGQLGDGAACYLGEIKAPADQSAELLRENSCGRWEIQVKGAGLTPYSRQADGRKVLRSSIREFLCSEAMFALGVPTTRAGSLVTSDLSVLRDVFYSGDPRPEKCSVVLRIAPTFIRFGSFEIFKPMDEFTGRQGPSVGRNDIRAQLLDYVIETFYPEIQEAHADRAERNAAFFREVTVRTARMVAQWQCVGFCHGVLNTDNMSIVGLTLDYGPFGFMDRFDPDFVCNASDNMGRYSYQAQPAVCRWNLARLAEALGPELQAARAEAILDEYLPLYNSFYLANMRRKLGLLRKEEPEDEALTTDLLQTMHNTGADFTNTFRCLSQVHCPKEGEGEKEEVERAVDLLMEQCSSLEELREANKPNMDHRELMMILSLAQSSPALFQMVVGRKAVSRELEHLGRLKELMETNQEDLTAKQREDWTRWVKQYRRRLARECDGEGDAQQVEEERVRVMDSTNPRVVLRNYIAQNAIEAAENGDFSEVQRVLKVLEKPFSAQPGLEQPGWVHRAGVREQGERDEGGVGQEEEAAGPASRPCVPYDSKPPLWAIELCVT, encoded by the exons ATGGCTGCTTTCTGTTTGCGTCGCACCCGATCTCATATTTTTCGCTCCTGTGTGATCCTGCTGAGGCCCGTTGTCACAGCCGGAATGGAACCCATGGGTTCCGCATTTAGTCGCTCACCCTTGGAGAACCTTCAATTCGACAATGTCGCTCTGAAAAAACTTCCACTGGACCCATCGGAAGAACCCGGTGTGAGGATCGTGAAAGGGGCTTGTTTCTCTCGTGTGCAGCCACAACCGCTGGTCAATCCCAAATTTGTGGCAGTGTCCGAACCGGCGCTAGCCTTGCTTGGGCTCAATGCTCAGGAAGTACTGCAAGATCCACTCGGTCCCGAATACCTGAGTGGGTCGAAGGTGATGCCAGGTTCCGAGCCAGCTGCCCACTGCTACTGCGGTCACCAGTTTGGACAGTTCGCCGGACAGCTCGGTGATGGAGCGGCGTGTTATCTGGGCGAAATAAAGGCCCCAGCAGATCAAAGCGCAGAACTGCTACGTGAAAATTCATGTGGTCGGTGGGAGATCCAGGTTAAGGGAGCTGGACTGACGCCCTActcaag GCAGGCAGACGGCCGGAAGGTCCTGCGTTCCAGCATACGGGAGTTCCTGTGCAGTGAGGCCATGTTTGCGCTGGGCGTGCCCACCACCCGGGCCGGCTCGCTGGTGACCTCTGATCTCTCTGTTCTGCGTGACGTATTCTACAGTGGGGACCCTCGCCCCGAGAAGTGCTCGGTGGTCTTGCGCATCGCCCCCACCTTCATCCG CTTCGGCTCCTTCGAGATCTTCAAGCCGATGGACGAGTTCACCGGCCGGCAGGGCCCCAGCGTCGGCAGGAATGACATCAGAGCTCAGCTGCTGGATTACGTCATCGAGACCTTCTACCCCGAGATCCAGGAGGCCCACGCGGACCGGGCCGAGAGGAACGCCGCCTTCTTTAGAGAG GTGACGGTGCGGACGGCCAGGATGGTGGCCCAGTGGCAGTGCGTGGGCTTCTGTCATGGCGTCCTCAACACGGACAACATGAGCATCGTGGGGCTGACGCTGGACTACGGCCCCTTCGGCTTCATGGACAG GTTTGACCCAGACTTTGTGTGCAATGCCTCGGACAACATGGGCCGCTACTCCTACCAGGCCCAGCCAGCCGTGTGCCGCTGGAACCTGGCGAGGCTGGCCGAAGCCCTGGGCCCCGAGCTGCAGGCCGCTCGCGCAGAGGCCATCTTGGACGAGTACCTGCCCCTCTACAACTCCTTCTACCTGGCCAACATGAGGAGGAAGCTGGGGCTGCTGAGGAAGGAGGAGCCGGAGGACGAGGCCCTCACCACGGACCTGCTGCAGACCATGCACAACACGG gTGCGGACTTCACCAACACCTTCCGCTGTTTGAGCCAGGTACATTGCCccaaggagggggagggggaaaaggaggaggtGGAACGTGCGGTGGACCTCCTCATGGAGCAGTGCTCCTCCCTGGAGGAGCTCAGAGAGGCCAATAAGCCCAACATGGACCATCG GGAGCTGATGATGATCCTCTCACTGGCCCAGTCCAGCCCAGCGCTCTTCCAGATGGTGGTAGGCAGGAAGGCTGTGTCCAGGGAGCTTGAGCATCTGGGCAGGCTGAAGGAGCTGATGGAAACCAACCAGGAGGACCTGACGGCCAAGCAGAGAGAGGACTGGACCCGCTGGGTGAAGCAGTACAG GAGGCGTCTGGCGCGAGAGTGCGATGGAGAGGGCGACGCccagcaggtggaggaggagagggtgcgGGTGATGGACAGCACCAACCCCCGTGTGGTCCTCAGGAACTACATTGCCCAGAATGCCATTGAGGCCGCCGAGAATGGAGACTTCTCCGAG gtcCAGCGTGTTCTGAAGGTCCTGGAGAAGCCCTTCTCTGCCCAGCCAGGATTGGAGCAGCCAGGCTGGGTGCACCGGGCCGGAgtcagggagcagggagagagggatgaagggggggtggggcaggaggaggaagcGGCGGGGCCAGCATCTCGACCCTGCGTCCCCTACGACAGCAAGCCCCCGCTCTGGGCCATCGAGCTCTGTGTGACCTGA
- the LOC118771997 gene encoding protein adenylyltransferase SelO-1, mitochondrial-like isoform X1 yields the protein MAAFCLRRTRSHIFRSCVILLRPVVTAGMEPMGSAFSRSPLENLQFDNVALKKLPLDPSEEPGVRIVKGACFSRVQPQPLVNPKFVAVSEPALALLGLNAQEVLQDPLGPEYLSGSKVMPGSEPAAHCYCGHQFGQFAGQLGDGAACYLGEIKAPADQSAELLRENSCGRWEIQVKGAGLTPYSRQADGRKVLRSSIREFLCSEAMFALGVPTTRAGSLVTSDLSVLRDVFYSGDPRPEKCSVVLRIAPTFIRFGSFEIFKPMDEFTGRQGPSVGRNDIRAQLLDYVIETFYPEIQEAHADRAERNAAFFREVTVRTARMVAQWQCVGFCHGVLNTDNMSIVGLTLDYGPFGFMDRFDPDFVCNASDNMGRYSYQAQPAVCRWNLARLAEALGPELQAARAEAILDEYLPLYNSFYLANMRRKLGLLRKEEPEDEALTTDLLQTMHNTGADFTNTFRCLSQVHCPKEGEGEKEEVERAVDLLMEQCSSLEELREANKPNMDHRELMMILSLAQSSPALFQMVVGRKAVSRELEHLGRLKELMETNQEDLTAKQREDWTRWVKQYRRRLARECDGEGDAQQVEEERVRVMDSTNPRVVLRNYIAQNAIEAAENGDFSEVQRVLKVLEKPFSAQPGLEQPGWVHRAGVREQGERDEGGVGQEEEAAGPASRPCVPYDSKPPLWAIELCVTUSS from the exons ATGGCTGCTTTCTGTTTGCGTCGCACCCGATCTCATATTTTTCGCTCCTGTGTGATCCTGCTGAGGCCCGTTGTCACAGCCGGAATGGAACCCATGGGTTCCGCATTTAGTCGCTCACCCTTGGAGAACCTTCAATTCGACAATGTCGCTCTGAAAAAACTTCCACTGGACCCATCGGAAGAACCCGGTGTGAGGATCGTGAAAGGGGCTTGTTTCTCTCGTGTGCAGCCACAACCGCTGGTCAATCCCAAATTTGTGGCAGTGTCCGAACCGGCGCTAGCCTTGCTTGGGCTCAATGCTCAGGAAGTACTGCAAGATCCACTCGGTCCCGAATACCTGAGTGGGTCGAAGGTGATGCCAGGTTCCGAGCCAGCTGCCCACTGCTACTGCGGTCACCAGTTTGGACAGTTCGCCGGACAGCTCGGTGATGGAGCGGCGTGTTATCTGGGCGAAATAAAGGCCCCAGCAGATCAAAGCGCAGAACTGCTACGTGAAAATTCATGTGGTCGGTGGGAGATCCAGGTTAAGGGAGCTGGACTGACGCCCTActcaag GCAGGCAGACGGCCGGAAGGTCCTGCGTTCCAGCATACGGGAGTTCCTGTGCAGTGAGGCCATGTTTGCGCTGGGCGTGCCCACCACCCGGGCCGGCTCGCTGGTGACCTCTGATCTCTCTGTTCTGCGTGACGTATTCTACAGTGGGGACCCTCGCCCCGAGAAGTGCTCGGTGGTCTTGCGCATCGCCCCCACCTTCATCCG CTTCGGCTCCTTCGAGATCTTCAAGCCGATGGACGAGTTCACCGGCCGGCAGGGCCCCAGCGTCGGCAGGAATGACATCAGAGCTCAGCTGCTGGATTACGTCATCGAGACCTTCTACCCCGAGATCCAGGAGGCCCACGCGGACCGGGCCGAGAGGAACGCCGCCTTCTTTAGAGAG GTGACGGTGCGGACGGCCAGGATGGTGGCCCAGTGGCAGTGCGTGGGCTTCTGTCATGGCGTCCTCAACACGGACAACATGAGCATCGTGGGGCTGACGCTGGACTACGGCCCCTTCGGCTTCATGGACAG GTTTGACCCAGACTTTGTGTGCAATGCCTCGGACAACATGGGCCGCTACTCCTACCAGGCCCAGCCAGCCGTGTGCCGCTGGAACCTGGCGAGGCTGGCCGAAGCCCTGGGCCCCGAGCTGCAGGCCGCTCGCGCAGAGGCCATCTTGGACGAGTACCTGCCCCTCTACAACTCCTTCTACCTGGCCAACATGAGGAGGAAGCTGGGGCTGCTGAGGAAGGAGGAGCCGGAGGACGAGGCCCTCACCACGGACCTGCTGCAGACCATGCACAACACGG gTGCGGACTTCACCAACACCTTCCGCTGTTTGAGCCAGGTACATTGCCccaaggagggggagggggaaaaggaggaggtGGAACGTGCGGTGGACCTCCTCATGGAGCAGTGCTCCTCCCTGGAGGAGCTCAGAGAGGCCAATAAGCCCAACATGGACCATCG GGAGCTGATGATGATCCTCTCACTGGCCCAGTCCAGCCCAGCGCTCTTCCAGATGGTGGTAGGCAGGAAGGCTGTGTCCAGGGAGCTTGAGCATCTGGGCAGGCTGAAGGAGCTGATGGAAACCAACCAGGAGGACCTGACGGCCAAGCAGAGAGAGGACTGGACCCGCTGGGTGAAGCAGTACAG GAGGCGTCTGGCGCGAGAGTGCGATGGAGAGGGCGACGCccagcaggtggaggaggagagggtgcgGGTGATGGACAGCACCAACCCCCGTGTGGTCCTCAGGAACTACATTGCCCAGAATGCCATTGAGGCCGCCGAGAATGGAGACTTCTCCGAG gtcCAGCGTGTTCTGAAGGTCCTGGAGAAGCCCTTCTCTGCCCAGCCAGGATTGGAGCAGCCAGGCTGGGTGCACCGGGCCGGAgtcagggagcagggagagagggatgaagggggggtggggcaggaggaggaagcGGCGGGGCCAGCATCTCGACCCTGCGTCCCCTACGACAGCAAGCCCCCGCTCTGGGCCATCGAGCTCTGTGTGACCTGATCCTCGTAA